The following DNA comes from Rhodanobacteraceae bacterium.
ACGGTGCCGACCTTTGTCGAGCAGGGCATCGCGCCGCGGCATGTGGATTTGCGGCCCTTTGTGCTCAGCGGCGGCGATCGCATCCGCATCGTTCCCGGCGGCTTGACCCGCGTGGCCCTGACCGAGGGTTCGCTGGTGGTCAATTCTTCGCAGGGCGGCGGGACCAAGGACACCTGGGTGCTGGAGACCTGATGCTCGCCCGAACTGCCGAAAGTCTGTACTGGCTGGCCCGCTACGTGGAGCGCGCCGATTACGTCGCGCGCCTGCTGCAGGGGGCGGGGCACATGAGCGCCGTGCGGGTGGATGCCGAGCGCAGCAGCGAGTGGGAATCGGCGCTGGTGGCCTCGGGCTGCCATCACGACTACTTCGCCAGCCGTGACACCGCCAATGCCGAGGGCGTGATCGCCTATCTGGCCTTCGACCAGAACAATCCCTCGTCCATCGTCAGCTGCATCGGCACCGCCCGGCGCAATGCGCGCACGGTGCGCACGGCGCTGACCGCCGACATGTGGGATGCGGTCAACAGCACCTGGCTGGAGCTGCGCGAGTTCGACTTCGCGGCCATGGACGATGATCGGCTGACCGCCTTTCTGGACTGGGTCAAGGCCCGCGCCGGGCTGTTCAACGGCGTCTACGCCAGCACCATGCTGCGCGCCGACGGCTTCCATTTTGCCCGGCTCGGACAGTTCATCGAACGCGCCGACAACACCGCGCGCCTGCTCGACGTCAAATACCACGTCAAGCTGCCCAGCGCCGAGGATGTCGGCGGCGTGGTCGATTACTACCAATGGCTGGCGATCCTGCGCGTGCTCGCGGCGCGGCGGGCCTACCGGGTGCTGTTCAAGACCTCGGTGGCACCCATCCACGTGGCCGAGTTGCTGATCCTGCGCCCCGAATTCCCGCGCTCGCTGGTGTTCTGCTACGAGCAGATCACCAACCAGCTCGACCAGATCCAGGGGCACGATCCCAAGCGCAGTGCTGAGGGCAAGCGACTGGCCCATTCCATGTATGCGCAGCTGCGCTTCGGCCGCATCGACCATATCTTCAAGAGTGGTCTGCACGAATACCTGACCGATGTGATCGTGCGCAATGACGAGCTGACGCGCGAGATCGCCCAAGGCTATTTCTTCTGAGCAAGCGCATGACGTCGGCCGCCGGCCGACGCCAGGACCTGGAGTTCGCATGCAACTGTCGATACACCACAGCACCCTCTATCGCTACGACGAGGCCGCGCATCGGGTCTTCCAGGCACTGCGGCTCTGGCCCATTCCCGGCAGCGGCCAGGTGATCCGCTTCTGGCGGGTGGACATCGACGGGGTGCGGCTGGAGCCTACCTGTGTCGATGGCTTTGGCAATCCAGCGGCCACCCATGTGATCGATCGGCTTGTCGATTCGATCAGGATCACGGTCCGCGCCGAGGTGCAGACCCAGGATCGCAGCGGTGTGCTCGGTGCAAGCACAGAGCCGCTGCCGCCGGCGTACTTCATGAACTCCACACCCTTGACCGCGCCGGATGTGGCCCTGCAGGAACTTGCCGCCACCTGCCGCGACGAAGGCGACGGTGAGGTTGCCCTGATTCACCGGCTGTGTACCGCGGTCAGTGAGCGCATCGATTACCAGCCCCATAGCACCCATGTCGCCACCTCCGCCGCTGAGGCCCTCAGCGCCGGCGCCGGCGTCTGCCAGGATCACGCCCATGTGCTGATCAGTTGCGCCCGCGTGCTGGGCTTCCCGGCCCGGTATATCAGCGGCTACCTGTGCGCTGGCGCCGGCCTGGCCGCCGCCAGTCACGCCTGGGCGGAAGTCTGGATCACCGATCTGGGGTGGGTGGGCTTTGATCCGGCCAACCGCGTCTGTCCAGACGATCGCTATGTGCGCGTCGCTGTCGGCCGCGACTACAACGACGCCGCCCCCGTGCGCGGCGTCCGCCACGGCGGTCTGGCCGAGACCCTGGAAGTGTCGGTGCAGGTGGGCGACGGTTCGCAGTAGCGGCGGGGCAGGGGGCACGGGGCACGGGAAAGGGGGCACGGGGCACGGGAAGAGCCCGGCGCTGTTGTGGTTCCAGACTTGTGTGGACGCTCTTGCGCTTCAAAAGGGGGCACGGGGCACGGGGCAGGGGGCACGGGGCACGGGAAAAGCCGGGTGTTGCTGTGGGTCCAGACTTGTCTGGACGCTGTTGCGCTTTGCGGAGGGACGCGCGCGCGGCCGCTTTTTACCTCCTCCTGTCCTGGAACACCCAAAGCGGCGCCGCAGGCGCGGCGCCCTCCAACGGCCGTGCGCGCCGTGCCCGACCCGGCGCGCTATGCTCGTCCCCCAAAATCGAAGCCAGGAAATCCCCTCAGATGACTTATTGCGTTGGCCTGCTGCTGGACGAGGGCCTGGTGATGCTGGCCGATACCCGCACCAATGCCGGGATGGACAACATCTCGGTGTTCGCCAAGCTGCACGTCTTCCATGTGCCGGGCGAGCGCATGATCTCGATCATGACCGCCGGCAATCTGGCGATCTCGCAGGCGGTGGTGAACCTGATTCAGGATGGTCTGGCCGATCCCGAGACCGGCGCCATCCAGACCATCTACAACGTGCCAACCATGTTCAGGGCCGCGGCCCTGATCGGCGAAGCGGTACGCTGGGTGCACAAGAACCACGCCGATGCCATGCGCAAGCAGGATGTGGGCTTCGACGTCTCGATACTGCTCGGTGGACAGATCGCCGGACGCACGCTGCGCCTGTTCAACGTCTATGCCGCCGGCAATTTCATCGAAGCCACCCGGGACACGCCCTTCCTGCAGATCGGCGAGCACAAATACGGCAAGCCCATCCTCGATCGCGCCGTGAACAGCACCACCACACTGACCGACGGAGTGAAACTGGCGCTGATCTCGATGGACTCCACGCTCCGATCCAATCTGAGCGTGGGTCTGCCGCTGGACCTGCTGGTCTACAAGCGCGACGAACTGGTCGCGCCAGTGCAGCGTCGGATCTGCGAGAACGACGATTACTTCCTGATGATCCGCGAGCGCTGGTCTTCAGCGCTGCGCGAAGCCCATCGAAACATCCCGGCCCCGGATTGGGCGCTGGATTGAGTCAGCGGCATCGCCTGTGGGAGCGGCTTCAGCCGCGACCGAGGTATACCCGAAGCCGACGCATGGCGGGCAGAGCCCGCTCCCACTCAACATGCCGCAAGTCATTGATTTGAGGGCACGAGGGCGAGAGGGCACGAGGGCACGCAAGATCAAGAGCTCGCGGTGAGGCCGCCTTCGCGCGCCCTCGTGCCCTCGTGCCCTCTCGCCCTCCAAAGTTCGATGCGCGAATAGGCGCACCACCGCGGGCGACCGGAACTCCTGAAGCTGTGCGCTGTGCCAGCCGCTACTTCTTGTCCATCTGCTTGACCATGCCGGACAGGCCACCGGCCAGGGCGTAGGCCTCGAATCCGAGCTTGGTCAGGATGAAGGCAGCAGCGGCGCTGCGCTCGCCGGTGTTGCAGTAGCACAGATACGAGCGCCCGCGGTCCAGGTCCACAGCGTACTCACGCAGTCGGTACAAGGGCATGTTGATCGCACCCTTGATCGCGCGCTCGCTGAATTCCTCGGGTAGGCGCACATCGACCACGCCGGCGCCCTGGCGCACCAGGATCGAGGCCTTGCCGGGGGTCAGCCATTCCACCGTGGGTTGCTTCAACAGCTCGCTGAAGTCGCTCTTCTTCAGGCGCATCAGCTTGCCCGGCTTCATCATGGTCACCGAGGCATTGCGCACGCTGTTGGAGAGCAGCGCGTCTTCGCCGAAGCTGTCGCCGCGTACCAGATAGGCCACCACCGCCGGATCACCATCGCCGGACTGCAGCACGCTGGCAGCGCCGTCCTTGATCACATAGAAGTAATCGCCGTCATCGCCTTCGCGAATGATGGTCTGGTTCTCGCTCACACTCAGTTCCTCGAAGCGCGAGAACAGTCGTTCCAGATTGCCGGCTGGCACCCGGCGCATGGCATTGTTCTGCAGCAGGCGGAAGATCCAGCGATTGCCGTCAGGATGCTTGTCCAGCAGCTTGAAGTCGGCGCTGCGGGTGAGCTGGTCGAAGGTGATGACCTTCTCCAGAAAGCGCCGGTCCAGCGACACCAACGTTGCGGTGAGTGACTGCACCGAGGCGGTAAAGCGCCGCGGCATCAGATCGCCGATCGGGTAGCGGCCCTGCAGCGAATCCGCCACGATGTCCTTGCGCTTGCCGTCCGGGTAGTCGCCGGCGACGACACCGCCCAGCAGATAGTGGGTGATCTCGTCCTGATCACCGGCCTTGAACAGCACATGGCCCTTGCCGTACTCATCCGATTCCGCCTCGTTGGCAATCACGTCCAGATGCTCCGGACGCAGCGAATCCAGCGGGTAGAGATGCTTGAGCTGACTGGCGTCGATAGACATGGCCTGACCTGCGCAGCGCGATGGCCTGAATATAGCCCGATCGGTGGTGCTGGTTGTCGGTTGTCGGTTGTCGGTTGTCGGGACTCGGGACTCGGGACTCGGGACTCGGGACTCGGGGATCGGGGATCGGGAATCGGCTGTTGTGGGTCCAGACTTGTCTGGACGCTTTTGACTCAAGAGTGTCCAGACAAGTCAGAACCTACAACGGCTGGATTGCTTCGTCGCTGCGCTCCTCTCCATGAACCCATATCGTAAGTTGTTGATGCGTCATTGCGAGGAGCGCAGCGACGAAGCAATCCAGGGTAGCGCCGCACACTCCTGGATTGCTTCGCTACGCTCGCAATGACGCGGGGGGTTCACGGCCCGTGGGCAGTTTCAGGCCGGAACAGGTGGCTCTCCATAAACCCATGTCGCAAGTCGTTGTAATGCCATATTCCGGCAAGAGACGGCTCTTGTAGCCCGAAGTGCGCGTAGCGCTCTCCGGGAGGTGACGCCAAAGAGCCCCGCTGAGCCGCTGCGCGGCACAACGGGCTACGCGCATCAGGCGGGTTCATGGCCCATGTGCAGTTTCGCGCCGATACAGGTGGCTCGCAATGACGCCGCTTTGGGGTCATCGTGGTTCCCGTGCCCCGTGCCTCGTGCCCCGACCGACAACCGACAACCCAGAACCGGCTTCACCGCGCTCAGGCTCGCAGAAACTGCCGCACCACCGGGTTCTCGGTCTCGTCGACGCAGTCGAAGCCCAGGGCGTCCAGGCTGGCGCGCAGGGCGCTGGCATCCTCGGCGTCGGCAACCTCGATGCCAGCGAAGACCCGGCCGTATGCGGCGCCGTGGCTGCGATAGTGAAACAGCGTGATGTTCCAGCGCGTGCCCATCTGTTCGAGGAAGCGCAGCAGGGCGCCGGGGCGCTCCGGGAATTCGAAGCGATAGACGCGTTCGCGGCCATTGATCTCGGCGCGACCGCCGACCATATGGCGCACATGCAGCTTGGCCAGCTCGTTGTCGGTGTAGTCGCTGACGGCATAGCCTTCGGCCGCCAGCTGGGTGGCGATCTCGCGGCGCTCGGCGGTGCCGCGGCGCAGGCTGATGCCCACATAGATCTGCGCCGCCGCTGCGGGCGTGAAGCGGTAGTTGAACTCGGTGACGCTGCGCGGGCCGAGTGCCCGGCAGAAGCGCAGGAAGCTGCCGGGTTCTTCGGGAATGCCGACGCCGAACACGGCTTCGTGCGATTCGCCGATCTCGGCACGTTCGGCCACATGCCGCAGCCGGTCGAAATTGACGTTGGCGCCGCTGGCCACGGCGCACAGCGTGGCGCCGGGCTGCTTCAGCGTTTCGGCGTAGCGTTTGAGGCCAGCCAGCGCCAGCGCGCCGGCTGGTTCGAGCATCACCCGGGTGTCATCGAAGACGTCCTTGATGGCTGCGCAGATCTCGTCGGTGTTGACCAGTACCATGGCGTCGATGTGCTCGCGCAGCACCCGGAAGGTGTGGTCGCCGATGCGCTTGACCGCCACGCCGTCGACGAACAGCCCGACCTGATCCAGGGTCACCGCCTCGCCGGCCTTGAGTGCGGCATCCAGACAGGCGGCATCGACCGGCTCGACGCCGATGACCTTGATCTCGGGGCGTAGCGCCTTGATGTAGGCGGCCATGCCGGCCGCCAATCCGCCACCACCGACCGGAATGAAGACTGCGTCGATCGGCCCGGAATGCTGCCGCAACAGCTCCATCGCCACCGTGCCCTGACCGGCGATCACCGCCGGATCATCGTAGGGATGGACGAAAGTCAGGCCGCGCTCGGTCGCCAGGCGCTTGCCGACCGCGGCCGCGGCGTCGTAGCCATCGCCTTCGAGAATGATCTCGGCGCCATAGGCGGCCACCGCGTCGACCTTGATCGAGGGTGTGGTGCTGGGCATCACGATGGTGGCGCGGCAGCCGAGTTCGCGCGCCGCCAGAGCGACACCCTGGGCATGATTGCCTGCCGACACCGCCAGCACCCCGGCGGCGCGTTCGTCGGCGCTGAGGCTGGCCATCTTGTTGTAGGCGCCGCGCAGCTTGAAGGAAAACACCGGCTGCAGATCTTCGCGCTTGAGCAGCACGCGGTGCCCCAGTCGCCGCGACAGCCGCTGGGCTTCGGTCAGCGGTGATTCGATCGCCACCTCATAGACGCGAGAGGTGAGCACGGCGCGCAGATAATCGGGTATCGGATCCATGAACATCGCTTCCTTCGGTTCCTGATGTTGCATTGCAACAGGCAAAGCGTGCAACCGAGCGATCGTGCCAGGGTGATTGACGACAGCCCAGTGGGCGCACAGCATCCGCCCGGTCCCCGTTCGATGGCCCATTCATGTTTGCAGCCCTGCGGCAGCTTCCACGCACGGTCTGGCTGATCGGCCTGCTGAGCCTGCTCAACGACAGCGCCAGCGAGATGCTGTATCCGCTGATCCCCTTGTATCTGGCCTCTGTGCTGATGGCCGGGCCGCGCGCGCTCGGCATCATCGAAGGTATTGCCGAAGCCACCGCCAGTCTGCTCAAGCTGTTTTCCGGTGTCATCGTCGATCGCACCCGGCGCAGCAAGCCATGGATCGTGTTCGGCTACGGGCTGGCCGGGCTGGGCCGGCCGCTGATCGCCTTCGCCAGTTCCTGGCCCTGGCTGTTGCTGATCCGCTTTACCGATCGTGTGGGCAAGGGCCTGCGCTCGTCGCCGCGCGATGCCTTGCTCGCCGCCAGTGCCGGGCCCGAGCGACGCGGACTGGCCTTCGGTCTGCATCGGGCGATGGACAACGCCGGCGCCGTGGTCGGGCCGCTGCTGGCTTTTGCGCTGCTCGGGGCCGGCGTGGAGTTGAAGCAGGTCTTCCTGTGGTCGATCGTGCCCGCGCTGTTGTGCGTGGCCCTGGCGCTGGCCATCCGTGAGCCGCCGTCGCTGCCGCGAACGTCACCGCCAAGGCCGTTCGACTGGCGCATGCGCGATCTGCCGCCGGTCTACAAGCGCTATCTGGTAGTCGTTGGCCTGTTCACGCTGGGCAATTCCTCGAACATGTTCCTGTTGCTGCGCGCCCATGAACTGGGGGTGCCGCAAGCGCAGATTCCGCTGCTGTGGGCGGCGGTGTCGGTCGTGGCCATGCTGTTCTCGACACCGCTCTCGGCCTTGTCCGATCGCTACGGCCGGGTGCGTTTGCTGGTCGGCGGCTATCTGGCTTATGCCTGTTTCTATTTCGTGCTCGGCGGCCTGGGTCAGGGTGGTCTGCTGCTCTATGGCTTGTTCGCGTTCTATGGTCTGTTTCTGGCCGCGACCGAGGGCGTGGAAAAGGCCTTGGTGGCCGATCTGGCCCCGGAAGAGCGCCGCGGCACCGCCTTTGGCTGGTTCAATCTCATCGCCGGCATCACGCTGCTGCCGGCGTCGGTGGTCTTTGGTGGCCTGTATCAGGGCGCTTCGCCACTGCTGGCATTTGCCTTTTCCGGGAGCTGTGCGGTTCTCGCCGCGCTGCTGCTGATGTTCTGGGTGCGGGTGCCAGCGCGTAGCGCCTGACCGTGCTGCGCTCTTGCTCTTCCGACCGCCCGAAGCGCCGCACACCCTGCCGAGCAAGCTCGGCACTACCAAAGCCTCGTACTCCGATGCTCTGGTAGAGCGGAGCTTGCTCCGCTGCTTCTGCTGGGCTTTGGCTCTTGCTCTTCAGACCACGCTAGGAGCTGCACACCCCGCCTGGCAAGCCGGGCACACTGACGCTCTGGTTGCACCCGATCGCAGTCGGTGCAACGATCTGATCCAGACTGTTTCGGATGATCGGATCATGGCCAAGTACCGGTGGTTGTCAGCTCTCTGTCTGTTGCTGGTGGTCCTGAGCACCTTCGCTTCTGGAGTCGCCGCCCAGGAAATGATCAGTCTGAGATTGAATGGCCGTCCGGTCACCTTGCCTGTGGAAACGCCGGTGCTGATCGATCAGGTGCCAGGCACGCTGGGCGATCTGCGCAATTTCCCCGATGGCCTGCAGATGGAGTGGACACGCCAGATCGGACCGCAGAAAGGGCTGGGCAATCCGGTCTTCAGCTTCAGGCTGATCGGCCCGGTCACCAGCACGGCGCCCTTCCGCGTGCTGGGACAGGCGATCACGGTCAACGGAGATACTGTTCTGGCCGGCGTCGAGCCGGATCTCAACCTGCCGGTCAACACGCCGGTGGTGGTGGCGGGCTTGCTCGACCCCAACGGCAGCGTTCTGGCCACGCTGATCGAACGCCGGGGTCAGTTCGGACAGACTTTCCTGCTGAGCGGGCCTGTGCAGGCCATCGATGCCAATCTCTCCCAGGTGCTGGTGGGCAGTCAGTGGGTGAGCTACGCCGGCGTCAGTTTCATTCTCTGTGCCGAGCCGCTGCCGCAAGTGGGCGAGTTTCTTGCCGTGCGCGCTCAATCGCAGCCCAATTTCCAGCCGGGATCGGTGCTCACCCAGGTGATCTCGGGTTTCTGCTTGACACCGGTACCGCCTGGCACTGCGGGTGCCCTCGGAATGCTGCAGGGCATCATTACCCAGATCGTGGACGCCACCGAATTCCGGATTGGATCGCTCAGCGTACTGGTATCGACTCCGACCCAGTTTGTCTATGGCGGACGTGATGAACTGGCGGTGGGCATGCCGGTGATCATCGAGGGTAGCTATGTCGATACCCAGGCATTTGATGCGGCAGTGATTGAATATGTGCGGCCGGTTGTTCGCTTCCAGGTGCCGGTGACGCCGGCACAGGTCACGCCAGGAGTGTCGATCAGTCCCTATGAGCTGCTGGTGCGGGCCAGTCCCCAGGCGCGCGACGAAGACCTGATTCTGGCCAACGGCCTGACCCAGACCCGGCAGGTGGAAGTGCGCGGCTACATCGACGGCCTTGGACGCCTGTACGCTACCCGGGTGCGCGACCGCGGCAATCCCAACAACAACGCCGTGCGCCTGCGTGGACCGGTCCAGACCATCGCCGATCCACTGCTGACCATCCAGGGGCTGACGATAGACACCACCGGGGTCAACATCTTCGACGAGTTTGGGGTGTTCCTGACTCGGCCCCAGTTCTTTGCCGCCCTGCAGCTGAACGATGTGGTCGATTTCAGCGGCGCCAGCTACAACTCGGCCACGCGCACGCTGAGCGGCGGCACGGTGGTCTACATCGGCGCCGAGCCATTGCCACCGCCGCCGCCCGTGCGCGGCAACCAGACCGTCATCAGTAACGGCACGGTGTCCGGCTATTCCGATTCCACGCCTCTGTTCAGGGACGGTTTCGAGGGTTAGTCCAGCTTGCGGGGAAGGCGGTGTTGGCTTGAGCGGCGCGCGGGTCATGGGTCGGCGCGGATGGCGCTGTTGTAGGTCCAGACTTGTCTGGACGCTCCTCGCTCGGTGATGAAGAAGCTTCGAGGAGAGAAGCGCGCCAGCGTGGCCATTCTTGTGCTTCAGGCAAGGCAAAGCGGTGAACACAGATCCCAAGTGATTGATTTGAAGTCCGCGTGAGCACAACGCCGGCTTTGTTCACCTGTAGGAGCGCCCTTGCGGCACGACCGCTGCGGCGGACGTGCGGCTTGGCGGTCGCGACGCGAGGTCGGTCCTACAGGCGAGCTTGTGGTTCATGGCCCACAGGCAGCGCCGGGCCGACACGGATCGCCGGCAGAGTCGCGGCGACAAGATTCGCCGTCGCGACACACCGACGCTAGGCTCGCTTGATGACCCCGATGATCGCCAGTACCACGACGGCGCCGATGGTGGCGTTGATGATGGCGCCGATGATGCCGCCGCCGATCGCCAGTCCCAGCACGCCGCCGAGCAACCAGCCGCCGACATAGGCGCCGATGATGCCGATGACGATATTGCCGACCAGGCCGAGGCCGCGGCCGCGCATCAGTTGTCCGGCCAGCCAGCCGGCGACGGCGCCGATCAACAGGAAGATCAACAAGGATGTGACGGTCATGAGCATGGATCTCCATCGGTTCAGGGGTATCTGACCATCCCTCTGTTCGATGGTCGTTGCAAGGGTGATTCTGCACTGGCCCTCGACGGCTGCCTCTCGTAAAGTGCGCTCATCCAGTCAGCAGCGAGGGTAGTCATGGGTTTGCAGCAGCTGTATGCGGACCACCTGCGCGAACAGATGCGCCGGGCGGATGTGGCATTGGAGCGCGCCGGCTTCGATCATCTGTTGATCCCCAGTGGCACTGAGCGCTATGGCTTTCTGGATGACCAGACCTATCCCTTCCGGCCAAATCCGCATTTTCTGTCCTGGCTGCCGCTGACCCAGCATCCCGCCTGCTGGATTGCCTACACGCCGGGAAAGCGACCGCTGCTGGCCTACTACCAACCCGAGGACTACTGGCACGTGCCGCCGGCGGCGCCGTCCGGATTCTGGGTGGAGCATTTCGATCTGCAGGTGATCCGCTCACCGGAAGATGCGGCGCAATTTCTGCCGGCGGCCACACGGGCAGCCATCATCGGCGAGGACAATGCCGCCATCGACGGCTATGTGCCCAACAATCCCGAGGCAGCGCTGGCCTATCTGCACTATCACCGAGCCCGCAAGACGCCCTACGAACTGGCGCAGCTGCGCGCCGCCAGCCTGCGTGGTGCGCGCGGCCATCTGGCCGCCGAGGCGGCCTTTCGCGATGGCGCTTCCGAACATGAAATTCATCTGGCCTTCTGCGCCGCCGCCGGACACACCGACCACGGCTTGCCCTATGCCAACATCGTGGCTCTCAACGAGCACGGCGCCATCCTGCACTACCACCACACGCCAGCGCCGCGTCCGGACGAATCGCGCAGCTTCCTGATCGATGCCGGCGGCAGCGAGGCCGGCTATGGCAGTGACATCACCCGCAGCTACGCCCGCGATCCGGGGCTGTTTGCTGATCTGATCGGACAGATGGATGAGTTGCAGCAGGGTCTGGTGACCGAAGTCCGCGCCGGCCTCGACTATCGCGAGCTGCATCTGCAATGTCACTATAGGTTGGGCGGGATCCTGCAGCGCAGCGGCATCGTCAACATGAGTGCGGAGGCGCAGGTCGAGCGCGGCGTCACCAGCGTGTTCTTCCCGCATGGTCTGGGACACTTCCTGGGGCTGCAGGTGCATGACGTCGGCGGATTCCAGCGCGACGATCGCGGCGGCGACATCCCCAAGCCCGCCGGGCATCCGTATCTGCGCCTCACGCGCACGCTGGAGCCCGGGCATGTGGTGACGATCGAGCCCGGCCTCTATTTCATCCCGATGCTGCTGGCCAGATTGCGTGATTCGGCCGATGCCGCCAACGTCGACTGGTCGCTGATTGATCGGTTGCTGCCCTTTGGCGGCATCCGCATCGAAGACGATGTCCACGTCACCGAGGGCGAACCGGAGAATCTCAGCCGCGACGCCTTCCGGACCTTGGCGGCCTGAGCCATGCCGCCGATGACCGCAGAGCGCCTCACCAACGCGCTGCAACATCGGCTGGAGGCGCTTTACGATCTGGACCTGCCGGCGCAGGTGGCGGACCATGTGTTCAGCGACGCCGAGCTGGCCCGGCGCTTGCGTGGCAGCGGCCAGCGACAGGCCCGTGAGCAGCTGCTGGTGCAGCAGGGCGGTGACGAGCTGTCACTCAGTCTGTATCTGGATCGGGCACTGCTTGAGCCCTTGATCGAACGCAATCCCCTGCGCGCCTTCGAACTGGAGCTGCTGGATGCCTTTGCCGCGGTCATCGAGGGTGTCAGCCATTTCGTCTGCGTGGTCTGGCACGCCCTGCATGAGCGCCCCTGCACGCAGCTGGAGCTGGAGCTGCAGGCCGAAGTCGACAAATTCGCCTTGCTGCATCAGCTCTGGCGCGAACAGCGTGCCGACAGTCCGCAGCCGCTGCTGGCCTGCCTGTTCGAGCACATTTCTTTCGAGCGTGGGCTGGATGCGGTGGAGAGCGAGCGCTACCGGCTTGCCAGTCACTACGCCGCACGCTACTGCGGCAGCATGCAGCAGCGATTCCAGGGCCGGTTGGACCATCCGCAGGCGCGCACACAGCTACGCCGTTTCTATCGCAGTCCGCAGACCGAGAAGCTGCGCTGCGCCGTGTCGATGTAGCGGCTTAACCCCATTGCGCGCATCGGCGCGTTTCTCGGATCAACCCGGCCAGTAGCGGCCGGCCCTGACCCGAAGGAACCGCCATGAAACTCTGTCTTCGTCCGCTGCCCTTGGTATTGGCCATGACCGCCGCGCTCACCCTCGGCGCCTGCGCCCGCAACAGTCCCTCGCCCGAGACTGCCAGACAGGACGGCCCCGAGCTGCGCCAGAATGAGTCCAAAGCGGATACCCGTGACGTCTTGCTGGCCAAGGAG
Coding sequences within:
- the pepQ gene encoding Xaa-Pro dipeptidase, yielding MGLQQLYADHLREQMRRADVALERAGFDHLLIPSGTERYGFLDDQTYPFRPNPHFLSWLPLTQHPACWIAYTPGKRPLLAYYQPEDYWHVPPAAPSGFWVEHFDLQVIRSPEDAAQFLPAATRAAIIGEDNAAIDGYVPNNPEAALAYLHYHRARKTPYELAQLRAASLRGARGHLAAEAAFRDGASEHEIHLAFCAAAGHTDHGLPYANIVALNEHGAILHYHHTPAPRPDESRSFLIDAGGSEAGYGSDITRSYARDPGLFADLIGQMDELQQGLVTEVRAGLDYRELHLQCHYRLGGILQRSGIVNMSAEAQVERGVTSVFFPHGLGHFLGLQVHDVGGFQRDDRGGDIPKPAGHPYLRLTRTLEPGHVVTIEPGLYFIPMLLARLRDSADAANVDWSLIDRLLPFGGIRIEDDVHVTEGEPENLSRDAFRTLAA
- a CDS encoding transglutaminase family protein, with the protein product MQLSIHHSTLYRYDEAAHRVFQALRLWPIPGSGQVIRFWRVDIDGVRLEPTCVDGFGNPAATHVIDRLVDSIRITVRAEVQTQDRSGVLGASTEPLPPAYFMNSTPLTAPDVALQELAATCRDEGDGEVALIHRLCTAVSERIDYQPHSTHVATSAAEALSAGAGVCQDHAHVLISCARVLGFPARYISGYLCAGAGLAAASHAWAEVWITDLGWVGFDPANRVCPDDRYVRVAVGRDYNDAAPVRGVRHGGLAETLEVSVQVGDGSQ
- a CDS encoding proteasome-type protease — protein: MTYCVGLLLDEGLVMLADTRTNAGMDNISVFAKLHVFHVPGERMISIMTAGNLAISQAVVNLIQDGLADPETGAIQTIYNVPTMFRAAALIGEAVRWVHKNHADAMRKQDVGFDVSILLGGQIAGRTLRLFNVYAAGNFIEATRDTPFLQIGEHKYGKPILDRAVNSTTTLTDGVKLALISMDSTLRSNLSVGLPLDLLVYKRDELVAPVQRRICENDDYFLMIRERWSSALREAHRNIPAPDWALD
- a CDS encoding alpha-E domain-containing protein, with the protein product MLARTAESLYWLARYVERADYVARLLQGAGHMSAVRVDAERSSEWESALVASGCHHDYFASRDTANAEGVIAYLAFDQNNPSSIVSCIGTARRNARTVRTALTADMWDAVNSTWLELREFDFAAMDDDRLTAFLDWVKARAGLFNGVYASTMLRADGFHFARLGQFIERADNTARLLDVKYHVKLPSAEDVGGVVDYYQWLAILRVLAARRAYRVLFKTSVAPIHVAELLILRPEFPRSLVFCYEQITNQLDQIQGHDPKRSAEGKRLAHSMYAQLRFGRIDHIFKSGLHEYLTDVIVRNDELTREIAQGYFF
- a CDS encoding MFS transporter; translated protein: MFAALRQLPRTVWLIGLLSLLNDSASEMLYPLIPLYLASVLMAGPRALGIIEGIAEATASLLKLFSGVIVDRTRRSKPWIVFGYGLAGLGRPLIAFASSWPWLLLIRFTDRVGKGLRSSPRDALLAASAGPERRGLAFGLHRAMDNAGAVVGPLLAFALLGAGVELKQVFLWSIVPALLCVALALAIREPPSLPRTSPPRPFDWRMRDLPPVYKRYLVVVGLFTLGNSSNMFLLLRAHELGVPQAQIPLLWAAVSVVAMLFSTPLSALSDRYGRVRLLVGGYLAYACFYFVLGGLGQGGLLLYGLFAFYGLFLAATEGVEKALVADLAPEERRGTAFGWFNLIAGITLLPASVVFGGLYQGASPLLAFAFSGSCAVLAALLLMFWVRVPARSA
- a CDS encoding GlsB/YeaQ/YmgE family stress response membrane protein, whose amino-acid sequence is MTVTSLLIFLLIGAVAGWLAGQLMRGRGLGLVGNIVIGIIGAYVGGWLLGGVLGLAIGGGIIGAIINATIGAVVVLAIIGVIKRA
- the ilvA gene encoding threonine ammonia-lyase, biosynthetic codes for the protein MDPIPDYLRAVLTSRVYEVAIESPLTEAQRLSRRLGHRVLLKREDLQPVFSFKLRGAYNKMASLSADERAAGVLAVSAGNHAQGVALAARELGCRATIVMPSTTPSIKVDAVAAYGAEIILEGDGYDAAAAVGKRLATERGLTFVHPYDDPAVIAGQGTVAMELLRQHSGPIDAVFIPVGGGGLAAGMAAYIKALRPEIKVIGVEPVDAACLDAALKAGEAVTLDQVGLFVDGVAVKRIGDHTFRVLREHIDAMVLVNTDEICAAIKDVFDDTRVMLEPAGALALAGLKRYAETLKQPGATLCAVASGANVNFDRLRHVAERAEIGESHEAVFGVGIPEEPGSFLRFCRALGPRSVTEFNYRFTPAAAAQIYVGISLRRGTAERREIATQLAAEGYAVSDYTDNELAKLHVRHMVGGRAEINGRERVYRFEFPERPGALLRFLEQMGTRWNITLFHYRSHGAAYGRVFAGIEVADAEDASALRASLDALGFDCVDETENPVVRQFLRA
- a CDS encoding cyclic nucleotide-binding domain-containing protein, which encodes MSIDASQLKHLYPLDSLRPEHLDVIANEAESDEYGKGHVLFKAGDQDEITHYLLGGVVAGDYPDGKRKDIVADSLQGRYPIGDLMPRRFTASVQSLTATLVSLDRRFLEKVITFDQLTRSADFKLLDKHPDGNRWIFRLLQNNAMRRVPAGNLERLFSRFEELSVSENQTIIREGDDGDYFYVIKDGAASVLQSGDGDPAVVAYLVRGDSFGEDALLSNSVRNASVTMMKPGKLMRLKKSDFSELLKQPTVEWLTPGKASILVRQGAGVVDVRLPEEFSERAIKGAINMPLYRLREYAVDLDRGRSYLCYCNTGERSAAAAFILTKLGFEAYALAGGLSGMVKQMDKK